The following proteins are co-located in the Chaetodon auriga isolate fChaAug3 chromosome 23, fChaAug3.hap1, whole genome shotgun sequence genome:
- the LOC143316150 gene encoding uncharacterized protein LOC143316150 isoform X1, with product MKILNRRLKTLPGTCTTSTHSSHPCNLSGTGRRSGRTSVSSPGQNSQNRQINYLKSLKRFLMYHTINTNLRREDQTLHGDCKDFIDYIGSLQKSFSKQVSKEITQKRHGRLTEKEQLTPCDCLAVLRAAKKDFLAVIGKVFEDKDATLELTECSFVVYYLQAVVILRHLQRPGVVEHMTVQEWVVRKKDTLGNAVIGVKEHKTAAQQVAMFALSQEEEFWFDMFYTRVRPQLLNSKKRKSDDAEVKERFFISSTGRPIYNASNDLNRLHRKYKIESVTSQVARRVFETATKTLTDADKSLVADYLTHSTATAEKH from the exons ATGAAAATTTTAAACAGGAG GTTGAAAACGTTGCCCGGTACCTGTACTACTTCGACTCACAGCAGCCATCCCTGCAATTTGTCAGGAACAGGGAGAAGATCCGGCAGGACCTCTGTGAGCTCTCCAGGGCAAAActcacaaaacagacagataaaTTACCTGAAGAGCTTGAAAAG ATTCTTGATGTACCACACTATCAACACCAACCTGAGGCGAGAGGATCAGACACTCCATGGGGACTGCAAGGACTTTATTGATTACATTGGCTCACTGCAGAAGTCCTTCTCCAAGCAAGTGAGCAAAGAGATCACCCAAAAGAG ACACGGCCGGTTGACTGAAAAAGAGCAGCTGACACCGTGTGACTGCTTGGCTGTGCTGAGGGCTGCCAAGAAGGACTTCTTGGCAGTTATAGGGAAGGTCTTCGAGGACAAGGACGCGACCCTGGAGTTGACCGAGTGCAGCTTTGTGGTGTACTATCTCCAGGCAGTGGTGATTTTGAGACACCTCCAGCGCCCGGGCGTGGTGGAGCACATGACT GTACAGGAGTGGgttgtgagaaagaaagacacactgGGCAATGCAGTTATTGGAGTGAAGGAGCAcaagactgcagcacagcaagtGGCCATGTTTGCCCTGTCCCAGGAAGAGGAGTTT TGGTTTGACATGTTCTACACAAGGGTGCGGCCACAACTCCTAAACTCCAAGAAGCGCAAGAGCGATGACGCAGAGGTCAAGGAAagatttttcatctcctccacggGGAGGCCCATCTACAACGCCTCCAATGACCTGAACAGACTGCACCGCAA ATACAAGATTGAATCAGTGACCAGCCAGGTGGCACGGCGAGTGTTTGAGACGGCCACCAAGACTCTGACCGACGCCGACAAGTCTCTAGTGGCCGACTACCTGACACACTCCACCGCGACGGCTGAGAAACATTAA
- the LOC143316150 gene encoding uncharacterized protein LOC143316150 isoform X2: protein MKILNRRLKTLPGTCTTSTHSSHPCNLSGTGRRSGRTSVSSPGQNSQNRQINYLKSLKRFLMYHTINTNLRREDQTLHGDCKDFIDYIGSLQKSFSKQVSKEITQKRHGRLTEKEQLTPCDCLAVLRAAKKDFLAVIGKVFEDKDATLELTECSFVVYYLQAVVILRHLQRPGVVQEWVVRKKDTLGNAVIGVKEHKTAAQQVAMFALSQEEEFWFDMFYTRVRPQLLNSKKRKSDDAEVKERFFISSTGRPIYNASNDLNRLHRKYKIESVTSQVARRVFETATKTLTDADKSLVADYLTHSTATAEKH, encoded by the exons ATGAAAATTTTAAACAGGAG GTTGAAAACGTTGCCCGGTACCTGTACTACTTCGACTCACAGCAGCCATCCCTGCAATTTGTCAGGAACAGGGAGAAGATCCGGCAGGACCTCTGTGAGCTCTCCAGGGCAAAActcacaaaacagacagataaaTTACCTGAAGAGCTTGAAAAG ATTCTTGATGTACCACACTATCAACACCAACCTGAGGCGAGAGGATCAGACACTCCATGGGGACTGCAAGGACTTTATTGATTACATTGGCTCACTGCAGAAGTCCTTCTCCAAGCAAGTGAGCAAAGAGATCACCCAAAAGAG ACACGGCCGGTTGACTGAAAAAGAGCAGCTGACACCGTGTGACTGCTTGGCTGTGCTGAGGGCTGCCAAGAAGGACTTCTTGGCAGTTATAGGGAAGGTCTTCGAGGACAAGGACGCGACCCTGGAGTTGACCGAGTGCAGCTTTGTGGTGTACTATCTCCAGGCAGTGGTGATTTTGAGACACCTCCAGCGCCCGGGCGTG GTACAGGAGTGGgttgtgagaaagaaagacacactgGGCAATGCAGTTATTGGAGTGAAGGAGCAcaagactgcagcacagcaagtGGCCATGTTTGCCCTGTCCCAGGAAGAGGAGTTT TGGTTTGACATGTTCTACACAAGGGTGCGGCCACAACTCCTAAACTCCAAGAAGCGCAAGAGCGATGACGCAGAGGTCAAGGAAagatttttcatctcctccacggGGAGGCCCATCTACAACGCCTCCAATGACCTGAACAGACTGCACCGCAA ATACAAGATTGAATCAGTGACCAGCCAGGTGGCACGGCGAGTGTTTGAGACGGCCACCAAGACTCTGACCGACGCCGACAAGTCTCTAGTGGCCGACTACCTGACACACTCCACCGCGACGGCTGAGAAACATTAA
- the LOC143316150 gene encoding uncharacterized protein LOC143316150 isoform X3, with protein sequence MKILNRRLKTLPGTCTTSTHSSHPCNLSGTGRRSGRTSVSSPGQNSQNRQINYLKSLKRFLMYHTINTNLRREDQTLHGDCKDFIDYIGSLQKSFSKQVSKEITQKRHGRLTEKEQLTPCDCLAVLRAAKKDFLAVIGKVFEDKDATLELTECSFVVYYLQAVVQEWVVRKKDTLGNAVIGVKEHKTAAQQVAMFALSQEEEFWFDMFYTRVRPQLLNSKKRKSDDAEVKERFFISSTGRPIYNASNDLNRLHRKYKIESVTSQVARRVFETATKTLTDADKSLVADYLTHSTATAEKH encoded by the exons ATGAAAATTTTAAACAGGAG GTTGAAAACGTTGCCCGGTACCTGTACTACTTCGACTCACAGCAGCCATCCCTGCAATTTGTCAGGAACAGGGAGAAGATCCGGCAGGACCTCTGTGAGCTCTCCAGGGCAAAActcacaaaacagacagataaaTTACCTGAAGAGCTTGAAAAG ATTCTTGATGTACCACACTATCAACACCAACCTGAGGCGAGAGGATCAGACACTCCATGGGGACTGCAAGGACTTTATTGATTACATTGGCTCACTGCAGAAGTCCTTCTCCAAGCAAGTGAGCAAAGAGATCACCCAAAAGAG ACACGGCCGGTTGACTGAAAAAGAGCAGCTGACACCGTGTGACTGCTTGGCTGTGCTGAGGGCTGCCAAGAAGGACTTCTTGGCAGTTATAGGGAAGGTCTTCGAGGACAAGGACGCGACCCTGGAGTTGACCGAGTGCAGCTTTGTGGTGTACTATCTCCAGGCAGTG GTACAGGAGTGGgttgtgagaaagaaagacacactgGGCAATGCAGTTATTGGAGTGAAGGAGCAcaagactgcagcacagcaagtGGCCATGTTTGCCCTGTCCCAGGAAGAGGAGTTT TGGTTTGACATGTTCTACACAAGGGTGCGGCCACAACTCCTAAACTCCAAGAAGCGCAAGAGCGATGACGCAGAGGTCAAGGAAagatttttcatctcctccacggGGAGGCCCATCTACAACGCCTCCAATGACCTGAACAGACTGCACCGCAA ATACAAGATTGAATCAGTGACCAGCCAGGTGGCACGGCGAGTGTTTGAGACGGCCACCAAGACTCTGACCGACGCCGACAAGTCTCTAGTGGCCGACTACCTGACACACTCCACCGCGACGGCTGAGAAACATTAA